The Arthrobacter sp. OAP107 DNA segment ACCCGACCTGGCCGCCGCTGAGTGGGCCGGTGCCGACCTGGCCGGCGTCCACTCGACGCTGGACGGCTGGTTCGACGCCGAGGCCCGGGATTTGCCGTGGCGTGCGGCTGACCGCACACCCTGGGGCGTACTGGTCAGCGAGATCATGCTGCAGCAGACGCCCGTGGTGCGTGTGCTGCCGGTCTGGGAAGAGTGGATGCGCAGGTGGCCGGAGCCCGCAGCGCTGGCCCGGGAACCCTCAGGTGAAGCGGTCCGCGCCTGGGGCCGGCTGGGTTATCCGCGGCGCGCGCTCAGGCTTCATGGGGCCGCCGTCGCCATCGAACGCGACCACAACGGCCAGGTCCCGCCGGACTACGCCGAGCTGCTCGGCCTGCCGGGCGTGGGCAGCTACACTGCGGCCGCCGTCGCCGCCTTCGCTTTTGGGCGGCGCGAGACGGTGGTGGATACCAACATCCGGCGGGTCCACGCGCGGCTCTTTTCCGGTGCCGCCCTGCCCGCCCCCGCCCTGACGGCGGCAGAGATGCGGCTTGCCGCGGAACTGCTGCCGTCCGACGCCGGCACGTCCGTCCGCTGGAACGCCTCGGTCATGGAGCTCGGGGCGCTGGTGTGCACGGCGCGTTCTCCCAAGTGCGCGGCGTGCCCGGTACGCGACCGCTGCGCCTGGCT contains these protein-coding regions:
- a CDS encoding A/G-specific adenine glycosylase, encoding MLQQTPVVRVLPVWEEWMRRWPEPAALAREPSGEAVRAWGRLGYPRRALRLHGAAVAIERDHNGQVPPDYAELLGLPGVGSYTAAAVAAFAFGRRETVVDTNIRRVHARLFSGAALPAPALTAAEMRLAAELLPSDAGTSVRWNASVMELGALVCTARSPKCAACPVRDRCAWLAAGEPPPTYTPKGQAWHGTDRQVRGGVMAVLRLADAPVPAEMFQQAPADLGFEAAGIGVPLAALHRLNCAPEQLERALTGLLADGLAELHDGGYRLPA